The sequence GATGCTTCCAAGCAGACTCACGGCTTCCAGGTGTGCATCTCACGCAATGGTTCCCTGCACACGAAGCATTTCTCCGACAGTCTCTATGGCGGCACCAAAGGCGCTCTGAAGAAAGCCCGTGAATACCGCGATGAGCTGCTGGGCGAAATGCCTGAGATCGAAGCCAGCCGTATCGCGCATACTTCCAACGCCAAGAACAAGAGCGGTCATGTCGGTATCTCCTACCGCAAATACAAGACTGCCAAGGGCAAGGTCACCCGTCTGATCGCCGTCTCCGTGCGTGCTGAGAAAGGCAAGACCGTCTCCCGCGTGTATCGCTACACCAAGGACACCCACGATCAGGTCCTGGCGGAAGCCATCGCTTTCCGTGAAGATCTCCTCAAGCAGCGTCTCGCCCGTGAAGGTGGCGTGACGGGTATCGTCAAGGCCAAGGCACCGAAAGCCTCCAAGACGGCTCCTGCTGCGGCTGCTAAGAAGGCACCTGCCAAGAAAGCTGCTGCGAAGAAGGCTGCCAAAGCCCCTTCTAAGAAAGCCGCTCCTGCGAAGAAGGCTCCGGCCAAGAAAGCCGTGAAAGCTCCAGCCAAGAAGGCTGCTCCTGCGAAAAAGGCTGCCGCAAAAAAGGCCCCAGCTAAGAAAGCGGCTCCTGCGAAAAAAGCGGCGAAGAAAGCTGCGAAGAAAGGTAAGCGCTAAGAGTTAGGCAGGGATGATCCCTGTTTACTTTGGATTCAAAATATCAGCGGGATGAAGGCTTCGACCTTCATCCCGTTTGTGTTGAGTGACTTACTTTAAAATCTACTGGATGGTTATGCTGGTTTCCCAAGTGGATGCTTCGTTGACGAATCAAGGCTTGGTCTTTCAAGCCCAACGGGCTTGTGTCTTTCAGCCCAGGGTTGGATCAACCCTGGGGTATAGCATGAACATCATTTGGGTGAAGTGAGAAGCCTGGAGGGCTTCCGTCCATGGCTGAGAGACGACGCGTGGAGTGAGTGATCCTAACAACCGTGGAAGGAACCCCCGAGGGGGCACCTCTGGTTGGATGTTTGTTGATCGAATTTCCCAGGGTTCTAAGAACCCTGGGCTTAATGACACAAACCCGTTGGGTTTGATGACCGATACGGGAATGACGTTAACGACCTTTTGGGAAATAGGTCTAGGCATCCCGCAAAGGCACCACCTTGCGTGTGAGGTCATGGCTGGCGTGAATATGACGCACGGTGCCGCTACGGGCACGCATGAGGATGCTGTGCGTCTCCACTCGGTGGCCGATAAGTTTTACGCCAGGGAGCAGGGGACTGTCACTGATGCCGGTGGCGCAGAACAGGGCGCTTTCACCCATCACGAGGTCATCGCAGCGGAAGATTTGCTCCATTTCTTCACGGCTTGTCGTGGCCGCCACTTCAGCGCGGTGCTCTTCGGTATGGAACCACATGCGCACATCCATATCGCCACCCAGGCATTTCAGCGCGGCTGCGGCCAACACGGCTTCAGGGCTGCCGCCCATGCCCATGTAGAGATCCACACCGCTGTCTGGCAGGGAGGGCGCCACCGCGGCAGTGATGTCGCCATCGGTGATCATGCGCAGGGCGGCCCCGCAGGAGCGCACTTCCTCGATAAGGCCTGCATGACGTGGGCGGTCCATGGTGACGATCACCACATCACGCACGTTTTTCCCCAGAGCCTCTGCGACAAAGGCGAGCACTTCCTTCATGGGGCGATCCAGCAAGGATTGATCGCCCTTTTCTTGCAGCGAACGTTTGACCGCAGGTCCATAGGCCAGCTTGTGGCTGTAAAAGCTGGGGATGTTCTTCATGGCGCTCGGCGCACCTTCCGGCTTCTGAGCGGCGGCGATGACGGAGATGCTGTTGGGCGTGCCTTTGGCAATGTTGGTGGTGCCATCAATGGGGTCCAGCGCGATGTCGAAGCGCGGGCTACCGTTTTTCCAGGTGCCGAGATGCTCTCCCACGAAGATTCCTGGGGCGTTGTCCTTGATCCCTTCACCAATGACGACCTCACCACGGATATCGAGAATATCGAAAACGCCATAGATGGCACTGCATGCAGCGGCATCGGCCAGTTCCTTCTCTCCCCGGCCTAACCAGTGGATGGATTGCAAAGCGGCGTTTTCAGTGGCGCGAACGAATTCGAATTCGAGAACTCGCTCGAGATCCAGCGGGCTGCGAAGGGGCGGAAGATCAGTGGACATGGTGGGTTGGTGGAACAACAAGAAGCAATCTAGGGAGTTTGCCAAGGCTGGACATGTTTCAAATCCAGCAAAGGCTATTCAATTTCCGGCAATGCGGAAGGCAGGTGCGATGAAAATCGAAGGGACGATAAACTTATGCTCTTGGCAGGAACCAGTGACTTTGGCAGGATGCCCTCATGATCCTCTCCGCTCAGCATCTGACCAAGAAATTTCCCGGTGTCATTGCCCTGAAAGATGTGTCGTTTGATCTGAAGGCTGGGGAGATTCACGCGCTGTGTGGTGAGAACGGTGCCGGTAAGAGCACGCTGATCAAGTTGCTCTCAGGGATCCACCCTTACGGCAGCTATGAAGGGCGCTTTGAGGTGAACGGTCAGGAGGCTCAGTTTCGTGGTATTTCAGATGCGGCGGAGGCGGGCATTGCGGTCATTTACCAGGAGCTGGCCCTGGTGAATGAAATGACGGTGGCGGAAAACATTTTCTTGGGCTGTGAACCCCGCCGCTTGGGTGGATTTGTGGACTGGCCCAAGATCTATCGCGAGGCCAAGGTCCTGCTGGATCGGTTCAAGGTGGATCTGGACCCCGCTGCTCGTGTTGGGTCTTTGGGCGTGGGTCAGAAGCAGTTGGTGGAGATTGTGAAAGCCCTGTCGAAAGACTCCAAGATTCTCATCCTGGATGAACCCACGGCGGCTCTGGCTGAGCATGAGGTGCTGATTCTGCTGGATATCCTCAAGGATCTCAAAGCGCGTGGCATGGCCTGCGTTTACATCAGTCATAAGCTGGATGAGGTCTTTGCCATCTCGGATCGCATCACCGTCATTCGGGATGGCAGCAGCATCATCACTCAGGAGGCCAAGACCATGACCAAGGCGGAGGTCATTCAGCACATGGTAGGCCGGGAAATCACAGATCTCTTCCCGCGTCGGGCCAGTCAGCCGGGATCACCTGTCTTAACCGTGCAGGGGCTGAATGTGGCTGATGAGCAGGGTGGTAGTCGACTGCACGACATCAGCTTTGAGCTGCGGGCAGGGGAGGTGCTTGGA comes from Prosthecobacter debontii and encodes:
- the glpX gene encoding class II fructose-bisphosphatase; the protein is MSTDLPPLRSPLDLERVLEFEFVRATENAALQSIHWLGRGEKELADAAACSAIYGVFDILDIRGEVVIGEGIKDNAPGIFVGEHLGTWKNGSPRFDIALDPIDGTTNIAKGTPNSISVIAAAQKPEGAPSAMKNIPSFYSHKLAYGPAVKRSLQEKGDQSLLDRPMKEVLAFVAEALGKNVRDVVIVTMDRPRHAGLIEEVRSCGAALRMITDGDITAAVAPSLPDSGVDLYMGMGGSPEAVLAAAALKCLGGDMDVRMWFHTEEHRAEVAATTSREEMEQIFRCDDLVMGESALFCATGISDSPLLPGVKLIGHRVETHSILMRARSGTVRHIHASHDLTRKVVPLRDA
- a CDS encoding sugar ABC transporter ATP-binding protein, with the translated sequence MILSAQHLTKKFPGVIALKDVSFDLKAGEIHALCGENGAGKSTLIKLLSGIHPYGSYEGRFEVNGQEAQFRGISDAAEAGIAVIYQELALVNEMTVAENIFLGCEPRRLGGFVDWPKIYREAKVLLDRFKVDLDPAARVGSLGVGQKQLVEIVKALSKDSKILILDEPTAALAEHEVLILLDILKDLKARGMACVYISHKLDEVFAISDRITVIRDGSSIITQEAKTMTKAEVIQHMVGREITDLFPRRASQPGSPVLTVQGLNVADEQGGSRLHDISFELRAGEVLGIGGLMGAGRTELLMHLFGAWGKRLSGHVALGGRSLDGLNPSQILKAGLALVSEDRKRYGLVLEQEIGFNMSLSSLDQFSRLGFVNRNQETVRNQEYFKSLRVKATGLEAIVGRLSGGNQQKVVLGKALMTGPEVVMLDEPTRGIDVGAKLEIYELINKLTAEGKAVLLVSSELPELIGMSDRILMLNEGRIGGFFTRAEATQERLMEAAMGQQATVGV